A segment of the Populus alba chromosome 9, ASM523922v2, whole genome shotgun sequence genome:
GACATCACACTTGAGAGTAATATTTTAGGCTATTTATCGACAAAATCGGGGACAGCTAAGCCTGCAAATTGCTTCCGAGGCAGCTAGCTGAAGGGGTGCATGAAACTGACATCCTAACTCCCCATGAGTGGTTGTGCAAAGCAGAGCAATATCAGAAATCTACCAACATTTTAGTCACCCACCACCCAAAATCCCCGCGGTGGCCCGCCCTCCTCGGCCCGGCAAAAACATGATGCTCGAAATAGGACAATAACCTCACATAGTGGGCGAGCACACTGCTATGGAAAATTTGTGCACTAAATAGATCCAAGCGATGCTAAACCCTATTGTTTATCATCACAACCACCAACAGCggcaacaataaataaataaatatataaacgaGGGCATCAACACCTACAAGACAGCGAGGtagggagaagaaaagaaagagacacgcctataaaacaaaaaaggtaaataatttaaaacctgTAAGAGGTTAGAGGATTGAAAGGGAAAGAAGTGAATGGCCACCACCATGTGAGGCTGTGGCCCTAACCCATTCATGCCCACCTAAAAAAGAGCCCTAATGAGACAAAAGAGTCCCCTAAAGTAGACTTTATTCACATGAATGAACAATCTTTTATTTACCCTTCACTATCTTTTTCTTccctgaaaaataaaactttactgTTCAACCTGTTCCCTATTCCAATGGATGACAGAAACAATGACAAGAAAAGTTGAAGAGCGCCAGAGCACAGCTTTTGCCCACCTTCAAGGTCTGCAATGGAGTAAAGTAGTTAAAACTTCTGCTACAGTTCTTTTTAACCTCTTCGGGTCTATTTCTGTACACATAGCGACACAGGTCGTAGTATTTTTCTTCCATATAGACttcatatctatttttttcccaCCTCGTAAAAGAAGGAgggtaaaacaaaataaagataagGACTAGAATTATAGATGATTGTGTTCTGCAATGCGATTGCTGTGTGGTCCAGCACACTGCAAGCCCACATCCATACCCGCAGAGAGGGTACATAACAGTGAGGAAAGGAGAGAGACCCCACTCCCTTATAGTTCATCTGTCCTTTTATGTATGCTTTTATGTATTCATTGTAAGTAGTATGCAACTATGcatttgatgatgatggtgatctTGCTGAGATCTTGTCTACAgatctttttctttgttgagaGGTATAGTTTTTTGGCTATGCAGCTAgaggatttcttttttaacttcTGTATATGCTTCCAATTTATCTGCAAAAGATTCGAAAATCCAACATTAAAAAGGAATCCAATTTGACAAGTCGAAAACTGTAATGGGATTGAATGCCCCTATCGTATCCAATTACACAAATTTTGCTGATCTCTCACCCTAAAAAAAGTCAATCTCCCCATTGCTGGCCATGCTCACTTTTGCCATCTATATGCCAACGGTTCCATGCCCAGAAGACAACCTGAAAAAACAGTTAATGAAGCTCATTTCCTTCAATAGGGATCATTAAAGTGATTTCTTGCTATGTTACCTGGGCATTTGGAGAAAACATGATTTAAGAGAGGTGATGTTGAGAGAGGTGGTGGGCACTACGGGGTTACTGTTAGAAGAAGATGTAGCAAGGCTTGTGGTATTGTCATCAACCTCCACAGAAGCCGTGGAGAAGACAGTGAGGTTGTCACCAGCTGATTTCTTAGGAGAACCGAAGAGATTGTCCGGGAGAATATGCTCCAAACTGTTCAAATGACACAGCATAAAGTTGAGGGGATTTAGGAGCAGGTAAAGTAATAGTGAACAGAATATAAAAGAGGTACTAAAAAATGGAAAGTAGAAACATAAAGTAGAATATAGCAGAAATTAAACAGAATCTGAGTATAAATGTGCTTTCTTACTTTTCATGGAGATCACTTTCATCACTGCTGGACTTCTCCTCCTTATCTTTATTATTACCATTGCCATCGTTGTGATTGCAAGCTGGACTCACTTCCTGATCAGCATCTGCGACCGCATTTTGCGCAGCTGCAACATCAGGGTTGCTACCATTTTCTGCGGCAACACAGTAGATGTTACcttcattttcttaaaaaattatgaacctaaattaataagttaataaCAATTAAGGATTGATTAACTAACCATGCTGAACTTCTTTGTCAATGCCATCGATCGGAAAAAGGAGGGTTTGATTGTTGGGACTATGCAAGATAGTTGGTGAAGGAAGGGGGGACCCAGTTGACAAACCGTGGAAGTATCGATGTTGGCGATGATTCTTTAAGTCGTGAAGTTGCAGATTCAATAGCCTTCTCTCTTGGAGTTCAATAGCTTGCTGTAAATCAGCCTCTTCCTCTAATTTCCTTCTCAGCATTTCTTGAGTATTGTAAAACATTCTACCTCCTGCAGACATTAAAACCAAAACTCTACCTCACTAAAAAGGGATGCAATTTTTATTAGATATTCACACTTTTGCTCGTCTTCTTACCAAGATGGAGATCAAATGGCTCTCTACAATTGATCCTAGATGGGCTTGGACAGGCTGAATACTCTTCCCTCTCAatctgttgctgctgctgatgcTTCCTGAAATCGTTAAATTAAGAACATAACCATCAATGAGCAACGCACAGAAACTAAACAGAAAAATTCTCAAGATGAAAAGGTTATAGGCCTATACTTGTCCGGGACTTTTCCCTTCTCCTTGTAAGGCTTGACAAGCACACGAGAATCACAAACAAAATGCGGGTTCCCTTTAGCCAATATAAGCTTCACTGTCTCAGCAAACACAAATGTAACAAATCCAAACATCCTCTTCTGCTGGTATGGAATTCTGACATCTTGCACTGGCCCATAAAAGCTTCAAAACCACACAAGCAAGTAACACGTTCTCAACAAATCGTCCTAaattcgaatttttttttatggaaaaacaggaaaaaaaaacttacctaAAATAACTCGAAACATCTTCTTCTCTAAATGTACTGTCAGCAGGAAATGTCAAATAGATCTGTCTTGCGCTTGGGCTCATTGCACCTCCCAATCCCATATGCGAAAAATCACTCCTTTCAGGCCGGATTCTTCCAAACTTGTGAATCTCATCCCCCATCATCAATGCAGCTGCTGCAGCTGATCTAAAACACAATATTGAAGCTACcacagttaaaaaaacaactaacgAAACccctttttataaaaaaaaaattgtaatttggAGAATATTGGAGCACAGCAAGTACAACTAAAAAAGGTTTTCAGGTCTCAACTCCATGTGTAACGCATGTACCTTTGGCTTTCATTTTGTGGCTGATGAAGGAAGTTCATGCATTTATTCTGGGGTAAAAAAGTAGCTCCAGCCATAAACTGTGAGGCTGCGGCTAGCTTCCTTTGCTGGGCAGCAGCCTTTGACCTAAGTATTTCTTGGCACTGTTCAAACTCATTAAGTTCACTCGGTGAACCAACAATGGCAGCACTATCAGCCGAATCTCCATGAACAAACCTGCAACCTGTGCCATTTTTGCAAAACCCTCTTGAAAAATATAAGCAAGGCTTCCAACCAAACCCGGAATTTGAATCTTCAGATCCAAAACACATGCCTGGTACTGAAAAACTTCGCTTGTGCAAACTGTTATCACCGAATGCAGGTGGACTCATGGCTAACTCTCCCCTTGGATCAAATAAATCATCTGTCTTTGAATCATTGAGAAAGGAAAAGCGTTCCTGGAGCTCATACTCATCAACGAGATCATTAGCATTGTCATTGTTATTGCTGTAAGGAAATGCTTTAGATAATGAGACAGTGGGTTGAAAAGGTGTTGAACCAGCACTGATATTACTGGCTCCATTAACAACACTGGCATAAGAGAGTGAAGTAGTAGAGTTAGGACTCAATAAAGGCCAGGAATTTGTAGAGGGAGACGAGGAGTTTGCGATGTCAAAGCCATTATTGTTTGGTATTCTTGGAGATGAAATGTACAAAGGACTGGGTCTAGAGGAAGGAATAAAAGCTGGAGAGGGTGTGGATGGTGTATTTGAGGGAAACCCCAATTGGGTTTTGGTTTGGAGAATGAGATTTTGCAGAAGGGTCTCTGGTCCAAAGGCTAAACGTATCATCTCTTTCTCCCCATAATCTTGTAAGAGAAGGTAGCCCAAGATTTTTGAGGCATTTTCAGGTTCCAGACTTTGGATCCTTGAAAACACCATATTAGTAGCTTCATACGAATCCATGGTGATAGAAAACCCAGGACAAAAACATACCCCAAAAACTTCACCTTTCCAGAGCAAGAAAGTAGATAGACGGGGAGGAGGTATGGAGGGGAAATGTGGATTTCGTTGAAAAAGCAAACAATAATGGGACTgggatttgttattttaaagtaaCGATCTTGAAGCTGTAAAAAGGAGGAGATACTGTTATTATAAGAGGTGGGGGGACCTTTTTCCTCATATCATGAGGAGCGAGGTTTTCAAAATGCTTGGGCATGGAAAAAAGATGAGAGAGAGTATCAATCAAAGGGAAGTTTGGCTGTGGTGCTGtgctgctctctctctctctctctcataaaCTGAGAGCCACAACTTTTGTTGGCAGTGCAAACATGCAACAGCATTTGGAGAGTGAACTCACTCACCTTCACTTTCCTCTCTCTTGTTTGATTGGTGTTGGTTTTTGGGTTTCTCTCCCtcactttctttctctttaatcTTTTTAGGGCTTGTCTTTTGCAGATTTGGACAAAACAAGGCTAAAGTGGGAGGGGAGATTCAGATATCAGCCTCAAAACCAAGAAAGGAAAAGAGCTTACACCACTCGCGCACGCTTAAACATTTCCCAAAATGAAATTAATCTTGTCGAATTGTTTCCAAAAACAATACGCCTATAAATCTGCACGTTCTACAgtgatttgaatttgaaaatctaCTCAACGAAGGGAGAGGGATGCGTATCGGAGAATTTTAATGGACTCCTTGGAGAaagagcaataaaaaatatagctgtcacatttgaatttgattcacagagttatttaaaaaagattgggATTACTGAGTCATGTGAGATCAACTTGTAAATTATCAACTCGTTGATTCGTTTATTGTAAATCATCGGGTCAACCTGACTCTGAGTTAACAACAAACTATGGAATGTACGTAGCCATCTTGAGCGGTGATGAATGATCACAACTCAGCTGCTGAGGATTCCACTGGGTCAAGCCTACACTGcaacaaatatgaaaatgaGTTAATTATAACCAAGAAATAGAAAGTATAAACTATATTTCCATGTCTGTAGAAGCCCAATTCATAATgataaaagtagaaaaattaCAGCACGTTAAAGGGTTGCTTGCTAGGCTGAGTTTGAACGAGATGCAAAtggcattttaaaaatttttgatttttttttttaatttaaaataattttattttatattttcgaatcgttttgatatcttgatattaataataattttttaaaaataaaaaattattttaatatatttgtaaagtgaaaaacattttgaatcgCCACTgctatcacaatctcaaatagATCTTAAATATACCAGtgcatagttgttttttaaagtattttttgtttgaaaatacattaaaaaaatatttttttaatttttaaaaacataaaaacaataatttttttcaaaaaaaaaaaaaacttttgagaaACACAAACAAAGAGTTACATCATGAGAAATGGTGTTTGGAGATTACCAGGCACTCTCTCCGTAAAATCCTCCACACCCAGCCAACTTTAAAAACCTCATCCAGCAGATTACTAGCTGCAGTCCAACGTATCAACAAAAGTTATCTCCAGCAAATACTACAAATGCAGgctaaataaaattcaatcattttaataaagtACGATTGTGCGATGTAAAATATAAGATAAgctaatgaaaaacaaaaatatttccaaaaaaaatggcaaaaaacAACATACTTACCGGGCAGACATCCCTGTGGAAGAGGTGCTCTAGCATGCAGTAGCAGCAATGGTTACCACCTGCCTGCGGATCCCAGACACTTTCCATTgaaggaaaatgaaagaaaagctgCTGCTACACTTGCAGCAGATGGAAATCAACAGCTGATTATGGCTTTTTGTTAATCAGAAAATAGAAACTACATAAATGCAGTTTTGATTTTGGTTAGACAGGATTCGTAGCTAATCGATTCCTAGCTTCACAATGCTGCAATGTCTAGCACTCTTAGCTGAAGTTTGCCACAGTGATTCAATTATTTCTAAGAATTAGCTGTAGTCAAGAAATGTACCTCAACGTCCCTCACCGCCCGCAACTGCTTCTCAGCAAATCTATGCGAAAGAATATTCATTTTTACAGCTTTCAACAGCAGAGACTGCAAATTGGATCATCCAGATCGATGCGCTACTGAGCAGTTAGTAGCGAGTGATGACAGGGTCTGACATCAATTGTCTAGGTTGTTCTTCTATCTTGGTGGTCCTCAAAACAAATTCTTTCGACACGAAAGGCAGCCTTTGTATGGTCGAAGTCTCGTTCAACTACACAATATGTGATAAAGAAAGTCCATGAAAAACAAGAGTTCGGCATGCATTCACCGTCCATTTCAGCAGATGCCGTATAAACCCAAACCATAAAGGACTTGAACTCGATCATGCAAATTACCAGAATGATGATTTTGGCCATTACTATTCCAGACTTACATTTAAATCCAACCATTAATCTGTTTTGGTCAATGGCACATTCCAGTGCACTAACCTGGACGTCGAAGGTTGCAGTTCCTCCAAGAAATGTCCAAGAACTTTTTTTCAACAACTTGAAAGGGAAGCATAATGTCTAGCTGAGAGAGAAGAGCAGTTAGGATTtagattttcaattaaaaagggTCTTAAACCAGGCGAGATTAGCTGGATTGATATTCAGTTATAAAGGTTTTCAGAGTCAACCCGTCACGAATCAGGCTCCAGGCACCATGTTTTCTTAGCAAACCCTAACAAGTATGTATAATCTATCATG
Coding sequences within it:
- the LOC118035157 gene encoding zinc finger CCCH domain-containing protein 46; translation: MDSYEATNMVFSRIQSLEPENASKILGYLLLQDYGEKEMIRLAFGPETLLQNLILQTKTQLGFPSNTPSTPSPAFIPSSRPSPLYISSPRIPNNNGFDIANSSSPSTNSWPLLSPNSTTSLSYASVVNGASNISAGSTPFQPTVSLSKAFPYSNNNDNANDLVDEYELQERFSFLNDSKTDDLFDPRGELAMSPPAFGDNSLHKRSFSVPGMCFGSEDSNSGFGWKPCLYFSRGFCKNGTGCRFVHGDSADSAAIVGSPSELNEFEQCQEILRSKAAAQQRKLAAASQFMAGATFLPQNKCMNFLHQPQNESQRSAAAAALMMGDEIHKFGRIRPERSDFSHMGLGGAMSPSARQIYLTFPADSTFREEDVSSYFSFYGPVQDVRIPYQQKRMFGFVTFVFAETVKLILAKGNPHFVCDSRVLVKPYKEKGKVPDKKHQQQQQIEREEYSACPSPSRINCREPFDLHLGGRMFYNTQEMLRRKLEEEADLQQAIELQERRLLNLQLHDLKNHRQHRYFHGLSTGSPLPSPTILHSPNNQTLLFPIDGIDKEVQHENGSNPDVAAAQNAVADADQEVSPACNHNDGNGNNKDKEEKSSSDESDLHENLEHILPDNLFGSPKKSAGDNLTVFSTASVEVDDNTTSLATSSSNSNPVVPTTSLNITSLKSCFLQMPRLSSGHGTVGI